Proteins from a genomic interval of Verrucomicrobiia bacterium:
- a CDS encoding transketolase, translated as MNANIEEALSGIANQLRIDSIAATTAAGSGHPSSCCSAADIVAALFFGHMRFDPKNPRYANNDRFILSKGHAAPLLYAAWAELGLFPREHLLTLRELNSDLEGHPTPRLAFVDVATGSLGQGLGVGVGMALCARLDNLDYRTYVLMGDGECAEGSVWEAASLAGVNQLSNLVAIVDCNRLGQSQATAFGHDVEVYRKRFEAFNWRTEVINGHDMEEILEVLGAAGLGKQPLAIIAKTNKGHGVALMEDKDGWHGKALSKDEAATAIAELQPKAKSGLAEPIPAPSELPLPANAAPASYPPTTYKLGESVATREAFGNALARIGGVDERIVALDGDTKNSTFSDKFFKKFPARFTECFIAEQNMVGVATGFATRGKVPFASTFACFLSRAYDQIRMAGISTANVKLAGSHVGVSIGEDGTSQMALEDMAMMRAVMGSVVLYPSDAVCAEKLVEQMALHKGVAFLRTSRPKTPVIYDNNESFPIGGAKIRKQAAGDKVTVIGAGVTLFEALKAADTLAKEGIGITVVDAYSIKPLGKDVILAAAQKTNNLVLTVEDHAPEGGLGDAVAGELSTDGIKVHKLAIRELPHSGKPEELMAKYGIDAAAIVKAVKSMA; from the coding sequence ATGAATGCCAATATTGAGGAAGCCTTATCGGGGATCGCGAACCAACTGCGTATTGATTCCATTGCGGCGACGACTGCGGCGGGCAGCGGACATCCCAGTTCCTGCTGCTCGGCGGCGGACATCGTGGCCGCGCTGTTCTTCGGCCACATGCGCTTCGATCCCAAAAATCCCCGCTACGCCAACAATGACCGTTTCATTCTTTCCAAAGGCCACGCCGCTCCCCTGCTCTACGCCGCCTGGGCGGAACTCGGCCTGTTCCCGCGCGAACATCTCCTCACTCTCCGCGAACTGAACAGCGATCTCGAAGGCCATCCGACTCCCCGGCTCGCGTTTGTGGATGTCGCCACTGGTTCGCTCGGCCAGGGTCTCGGCGTCGGCGTCGGCATGGCCCTTTGCGCACGCCTCGATAATCTCGATTATCGCACCTACGTTTTGATGGGCGATGGCGAATGCGCCGAAGGCTCCGTTTGGGAAGCCGCCTCGCTCGCGGGCGTCAATCAACTCAGCAATCTCGTCGCCATCGTGGATTGCAATCGCCTCGGCCAAAGCCAGGCCACCGCCTTCGGCCACGACGTGGAGGTTTATCGCAAGCGTTTTGAAGCCTTCAACTGGCGCACCGAAGTCATCAACGGCCATGACATGGAGGAAATTCTCGAAGTGCTAGGTGCCGCCGGCCTCGGCAAGCAGCCGCTCGCCATCATCGCCAAGACCAACAAAGGCCACGGCGTTGCCCTGATGGAAGACAAGGACGGCTGGCATGGCAAGGCGCTCTCCAAGGACGAAGCCGCCACCGCCATCGCCGAGTTGCAACCCAAGGCCAAGAGCGGTCTCGCGGAACCCATTCCCGCGCCCAGCGAACTTCCCCTGCCCGCCAACGCCGCGCCCGCGAGCTATCCGCCGACCACTTACAAGCTCGGCGAATCTGTCGCGACTCGCGAAGCCTTTGGCAACGCCCTCGCGCGCATCGGCGGCGTGGACGAACGCATCGTCGCGCTGGATGGTGACACTAAGAATTCAACCTTCTCGGACAAGTTTTTCAAAAAATTTCCTGCGCGTTTTACCGAGTGTTTCATCGCGGAACAAAACATGGTCGGCGTCGCCACCGGTTTCGCCACGCGCGGCAAGGTGCCGTTCGCCTCGACCTTCGCCTGCTTTCTCAGCCGCGCGTATGACCAGATCCGCATGGCGGGCATCTCGACCGCGAACGTCAAGCTCGCCGGTTCGCATGTCGGCGTGAGCATCGGCGAAGACGGCACCTCGCAAATGGCTCTCGAAGATATGGCCATGATGCGCGCCGTCATGGGCAGCGTCGTCCTCTATCCGAGCGATGCCGTGTGCGCCGAAAAACTTGTCGAGCAGATGGCCCTGCACAAGGGCGTGGCCTTCCTCCGCACCTCGCGCCCCAAGACCCCGGTCATCTACGACAACAACGAATCATTCCCCATCGGTGGCGCAAAAATCCGCAAGCAAGCCGCTGGCGATAAAGTCACCGTCATCGGCGCGGGCGTCACTTTGTTCGAAGCCTTGAAAGCCGCGGACACTTTGGCCAAGGAAGGCATCGGCATCACCGTCGTGGATGCCTACAGCATCAAGCCGCTCGGCAAGGACGTCATTCTCGCCGCCGCGCAAAAAACCAACAACCTCGTCCTCACCGTCGAAGACCACGCTCCCGAAGGCGGCTTGGGCGATGCCGTGGCTGGAGAATTGAGCACTGATGGCATCAAAGTCCACAAATTAGCCATTCGCGAACTGCCCCATTCCGGCAAGCCGGAAGAATTGATGGCCAAATACGGCATTGATGCCGCCGCCATCGTCAAAGCCGTCAAAAGTATGGCTTGA
- a CDS encoding protein DA1, whose amino-acid sequence MSRFLSIRFSALCALFFAWAAIASAQALKCDICGDPITENYHVMEDLTTYEKKTVCVSCYKLENRCFICGLPVRENFQTLRDGRVICERDAKDIVASEDDAKQICQQTRDDLDRLLSRFITFPDTNVILSIVNRFYLENLFKSPEEGQACVSIYGATTSNRLPGDRVVHSVCILSHLRKPRLMAVCAHEFTHAWMGQNVSRGRTAALDKDTLEAFCELVAYKYMESRGETQEMESIKRNKYTRGKIDVLIAADANFGFNSVVDWIKSGDDEKLEIATLERIRAVNGAYVPAAPAPTTSALLSFPVARPTPEPTTLVLKGISGIGKDRFALINNTTFETMEKAKVRIGTTNVTVRCLEIRNDSVTIQVDGSPEKKQLFLKSE is encoded by the coding sequence ATGTCGAGATTTTTGAGCATTCGTTTCAGCGCTTTGTGCGCGTTATTTTTCGCGTGGGCCGCCATCGCCTCGGCGCAGGCCCTTAAGTGCGATATCTGCGGCGACCCCATCACCGAAAATTACCACGTGATGGAAGACCTCACGACCTACGAAAAGAAAACCGTTTGCGTGTCGTGCTATAAATTGGAAAACCGCTGCTTCATTTGCGGATTGCCCGTGCGCGAAAATTTCCAGACCTTGCGCGATGGCCGCGTCATCTGCGAACGCGACGCCAAGGATATCGTCGCGTCCGAAGACGACGCCAAACAAATTTGCCAGCAGACGCGCGACGACCTCGACCGCCTGCTCTCGCGTTTTATCACGTTCCCCGACACCAATGTGATCCTCTCCATCGTGAATCGCTTTTATCTCGAAAATCTTTTCAAGTCCCCCGAGGAAGGCCAGGCGTGCGTGAGCATTTACGGCGCGACCACCAGCAACCGCCTTCCCGGCGATCGCGTCGTGCATTCGGTTTGCATTTTGAGCCACCTGCGCAAGCCGCGTCTTATGGCCGTCTGTGCTCACGAATTCACCCACGCCTGGATGGGCCAGAACGTCTCCCGTGGCCGCACCGCCGCGCTCGACAAGGACACGCTCGAGGCCTTCTGCGAACTCGTCGCCTACAAATACATGGAGAGCCGCGGCGAAACCCAGGAAATGGAATCCATCAAGCGCAATAAATATACGCGCGGGAAAATTGATGTGCTCATCGCCGCCGACGCCAATTTCGGCTTCAATTCCGTCGTGGATTGGATTAAGAGCGGTGATGACGAAAAACTCGAGATCGCCACCCTCGAACGCATCCGCGCCGTCAACGGCGCCTACGTTCCCGCCGCCCCCGCGCCGACCACCTCCGCCTTGCTAAGCTTCCCCGTCGCCCGTCCCACACCCGAACCCACCACCCTCGTGCTCAAGGGAATTTCCGGCATCGGCAAAGACCGCTTCGCCCTCATCAACAATACGACTTTTGAAACCATGGAAAAAGCGAAAGTCCGCATCGGCACCACCAACGTCACCGTCCGCTGCCTGGAAATCCGCAACGATTCCGTCACCATCCAGGTGGACGGCTCCCCCGAAAAAAAGCAACTCTTCCTCAAGTCCGAATAA
- the uvrB gene encoding excinuclease ABC subunit UvrB: protein MFDLVSSYSPAGDQPNAIAKLTEGLLAGARHQSLMGVTGSGKTFSVANVIRNVNRPTLVLSHNKTLAAQLYAEFKGFFPNNAVEYFVSYFDYYQPEAYIPRTDTFVEKDSSVNEEIERMRLSTMSSLFTRRDVVVVASVSCIYGIGSKEDYEALVLPLRVNQEITREQLLQRLVDLLYTRNDIEFTRGQFRVRGDTVELCPAGREDALRIEFFGEEIERITRFDPLTGNKIESLVSVTIFPGKQFVTPADKMKPALLSIREELGDRIAWFEKQGKLIEAQRIKMRTEYDLEMMEEMGFCSGIENYTRHISGRAPGSRPTTLFDFFPQDYLLVVDESHATIPQVGGMYAGDFSRKTVLVDHGFRLPSALDNRPLNFEEFQGWQNQTIYVSATPGPKEIEWSRGRVVEQIVRPTGLIDPRITLKPLKGQIDDLLEEARKRIELKERVLVTTLTKRTAEELSEYLRGIGINVRYLHSEIDAIERVEILRSLRKGEFDVLVGINLLREGLDLPEVSLVAILDADKEGYLRSTTSLIQTAGRAARHLNGEVILYADVKTQSIQKFLAVSEYRRTRQLAYNAEHNITPRSVSRAVEESLASQQTLHDKANAVLQEGNKNFDVTETVRELEEEMITAANNLEFEKAALLRDQVRELKRATGEAPAVEKSRSISYGRTRRGGKRQVKTGVPG from the coding sequence ATGTTCGATTTGGTTTCTTCCTATTCACCCGCCGGCGACCAGCCGAATGCCATCGCGAAACTCACGGAGGGATTGCTTGCGGGCGCGAGGCATCAATCGCTGATGGGGGTGACGGGTTCGGGCAAGACGTTCAGTGTGGCGAATGTGATCCGCAATGTGAACCGGCCGACGCTGGTGTTGTCGCATAACAAGACATTGGCGGCGCAGCTTTACGCGGAGTTCAAAGGATTTTTTCCAAACAATGCGGTCGAATATTTTGTCAGCTATTTCGATTACTACCAGCCGGAGGCCTACATTCCGCGCACGGATACGTTTGTCGAAAAAGATTCGAGCGTGAATGAGGAGATCGAGCGGATGCGGCTTTCGACGATGAGTTCGCTGTTCACGCGGCGCGACGTGGTGGTGGTGGCGAGTGTGTCGTGCATTTACGGCATCGGCAGCAAGGAGGATTATGAGGCGCTGGTGCTGCCGTTGCGGGTGAACCAGGAAATCACGCGCGAGCAGTTGCTTCAGCGGCTCGTGGATTTGCTCTATACGCGAAACGATATTGAATTCACGCGCGGGCAGTTTCGCGTGCGCGGCGATACGGTGGAGCTTTGCCCAGCGGGGCGCGAGGACGCGTTGCGCATTGAATTTTTTGGCGAAGAGATCGAGCGCATCACGCGTTTTGATCCGCTCACGGGGAATAAAATTGAATCGCTGGTATCGGTGACGATTTTTCCCGGCAAACAATTCGTGACGCCCGCCGATAAAATGAAACCGGCGCTGCTATCCATCCGCGAGGAACTCGGCGATCGCATCGCGTGGTTTGAGAAGCAGGGGAAGCTAATTGAGGCGCAACGCATCAAGATGCGCACGGAATATGATTTGGAGATGATGGAGGAAATGGGTTTTTGTTCGGGGATTGAAAATTACACGCGGCATATCAGCGGACGCGCGCCGGGTTCGCGGCCAACGACGTTGTTCGATTTTTTTCCGCAGGATTATTTGCTGGTGGTGGATGAATCGCACGCGACGATTCCGCAGGTGGGCGGAATGTACGCCGGGGATTTTTCACGCAAGACGGTGCTGGTGGATCATGGTTTTCGATTGCCGAGCGCGCTGGACAATCGGCCGTTGAACTTCGAGGAATTTCAAGGCTGGCAGAACCAAACGATTTATGTGAGCGCGACGCCGGGGCCGAAGGAGATCGAGTGGTCGCGCGGGCGGGTGGTGGAACAGATCGTGCGCCCGACGGGATTGATTGACCCGCGCATCACGCTCAAACCGTTGAAGGGGCAGATAGACGATTTGCTGGAAGAGGCGCGCAAACGCATTGAGTTGAAGGAGCGCGTGCTGGTCACGACGCTCACGAAACGCACGGCGGAGGAGTTGAGCGAGTATTTGCGCGGTATCGGCATCAATGTGCGTTATCTGCATAGCGAGATTGATGCGATCGAGCGGGTGGAAATTTTGCGGAGCTTGCGCAAGGGAGAGTTTGACGTGCTGGTGGGAATCAATTTGCTGCGCGAGGGGCTCGATTTGCCGGAGGTTTCGCTGGTGGCGATTTTGGATGCGGACAAGGAAGGGTATTTGCGTTCGACCACGAGTTTGATCCAGACGGCGGGACGCGCGGCGCGGCATTTGAACGGCGAAGTGATTTTGTACGCGGATGTGAAGACGCAGAGCATCCAGAAATTTTTGGCGGTGTCGGAGTATCGCCGGACGAGGCAACTGGCGTATAATGCCGAGCACAATATCACGCCGCGAAGCGTGAGCCGCGCGGTGGAGGAGAGTTTGGCATCGCAACAAACGCTGCATGACAAGGCGAACGCGGTGTTGCAGGAGGGCAATAAAAATTTTGATGTGACGGAAACGGTTCGCGAATTGGAGGAGGAGATGATCACGGCGGCGAATAATTTGGAGTTCGAGAAGGCGGCGTTGTTGCGCGATCAGGTGCGGGAATTGAAGCGCGCGACGGGTGAGGCGCCGGCGGTTGAAAAATCGCGTTCGATCAGTTATGGGAGAACGCGGCGCGGGGGAAAGAGGCAGGTGAAGACAGGTGTGCCGGGGTGA
- a CDS encoding MFS transporter, producing MTNINADTGGVVWTPARERFLLLTLAAIQFTTILDFLIIIPLGPQYMEVFHISIEQFQLIVGAYGISAGVAGLVASFFLDRFDRKSALVFLYAGFTIGTLFCAMAPTYQLLVAARFFAGAFGGVCGTVILSIVGDVIPMARRGRAMGLVMSSFSVSSIVGVPAGLYVAARSSWHVPFYAIAVMSAVVWVIAVIVTPPLRDHLKHATDEHPVARIWAVIKHPDHQKSYIFMAALTCAGFCIFSYIPTYMVTNVGMTEDQLPLIYLVGGLCTVFSMNWIGRLADHWGKLRVFTIISCSTAAPILLVTNLPRVSLVVAIAVSTLVFVCMSGRMVPAMALMTGAVEARYRGGFMSVNSSVQQFTMGVTAYFTGKIIGTGQHGEMTNFPINGIISIACMCMCIYLARFLKLPAHSSETAAEPVFSEMG from the coding sequence ATGACTAATATAAATGCGGACACGGGCGGTGTGGTTTGGACGCCAGCGCGGGAGCGATTCCTGTTGCTGACACTCGCGGCCATTCAATTCACCACGATCCTCGATTTCCTGATCATCATTCCGCTCGGGCCGCAGTATATGGAGGTTTTCCATATCTCGATCGAACAATTTCAACTGATCGTGGGCGCGTATGGCATCAGCGCGGGAGTCGCGGGGCTGGTCGCGAGTTTTTTCCTGGATCGTTTTGACCGGAAGAGCGCGCTGGTTTTCCTGTATGCCGGTTTTACCATCGGCACGCTTTTTTGCGCGATGGCGCCGACGTATCAACTGCTGGTGGCGGCACGGTTTTTCGCGGGCGCGTTTGGCGGCGTTTGCGGAACGGTAATTCTCTCGATTGTCGGCGACGTGATTCCGATGGCGCGGCGCGGTCGCGCGATGGGATTGGTGATGTCTTCGTTTTCGGTGTCGTCCATCGTGGGTGTGCCCGCCGGTTTATATGTGGCGGCGCGGTCGAGTTGGCATGTGCCTTTTTATGCGATTGCGGTGATGAGCGCGGTCGTGTGGGTGATCGCGGTGATCGTCACGCCGCCGTTGCGCGATCACTTGAAGCACGCGACGGATGAACATCCGGTGGCGCGCATCTGGGCGGTCATAAAGCATCCCGATCATCAGAAGTCGTATATATTCATGGCGGCGCTGACGTGCGCGGGGTTCTGCATCTTTTCCTATATCCCGACTTACATGGTCACCAATGTGGGAATGACCGAGGACCAACTGCCGTTGATTTATTTGGTGGGCGGATTGTGCACGGTATTCAGCATGAACTGGATTGGGCGGTTGGCGGATCATTGGGGGAAGCTCAGAGTATTTACGATCATTTCGTGTTCGACGGCGGCGCCGATTCTTTTGGTGACGAATTTGCCGCGCGTTTCGCTGGTGGTGGCGATTGCGGTTTCGACGCTGGTTTTCGTTTGCATGTCCGGGCGCATGGTCCCGGCGATGGCCCTGATGACCGGGGCGGTGGAGGCGCGTTACCGGGGAGGATTCATGAGCGTCAATTCTTCGGTGCAGCAATTCACGATGGGAGTCACCGCTTATTTCACTGGAAAAATCATTGGCACGGGACAGCACGGTGAGATGACGAATTTTCCGATCAACGGCATCATCTCCATCGCTTGCATGT
- a CDS encoding YqgE/AlgH family protein, which produces MTESSKYLKGQLLLDSGQLNGSFFQRTVVLICQHNAEGAFGLVLNRSSGNKLGEMLVADVPELLKEQPLYLGGPVQVSALSFLHSDNFLPDASVLPNLELGHSLETLVELGESFSATKKVKMFAGYAGWSAGQLEDEMKRNAWLTHPASLDLVFDTSPEKLWQMILRQKGLKYRLLADLPEDVSLN; this is translated from the coding sequence ATGACGGAGTCATCAAAATATTTGAAAGGCCAATTACTGCTGGACAGCGGACAGCTCAACGGCTCCTTTTTCCAACGCACCGTCGTCCTCATCTGCCAGCACAATGCCGAGGGCGCCTTCGGCCTCGTCCTAAATCGTTCCAGCGGAAATAAACTCGGCGAAATGCTCGTCGCCGACGTGCCCGAACTCCTCAAGGAACAACCCCTTTACCTCGGCGGCCCCGTTCAAGTCTCCGCCCTGAGCTTCCTGCACTCGGACAATTTCCTGCCCGATGCCAGCGTTCTGCCGAACCTCGAACTCGGCCATTCGCTCGAAACCCTCGTCGAACTCGGCGAATCTTTTTCCGCGACCAAAAAAGTGAAAATGTTCGCCGGTTACGCCGGCTGGAGTGCGGGCCAGCTAGAAGACGAAATGAAACGTAACGCCTGGCTCACGCATCCGGCATCGCTCGACCTCGTGTTCGACACCTCGCCCGAAAAACTCTGGCAAATGATCCTGCGCCAAAAAGGTTTGAAATATCGCCTCCTCGCCGACCTGCCCGAAGACGTCTCGCTGAACTGA